A section of the Gammaproteobacteria bacterium genome encodes:
- the secB gene encoding protein-export chaperone SecB, protein MTQEAPARQILVQKLYIKDLSFEAPTTPAIYSKEWRPEVNLNLQTKNQSVGDSLREVVLSITAEAKVEGEVAFIVEVHQAGVFQISGFSDEELGPLIGAYCPTQLFPFAREAITDLVGKGGFPGLLLQPVNFDALYMQQREEVARAAAESGDTEKH, encoded by the coding sequence ATGACACAGGAAGCGCCGGCCCGGCAGATTCTGGTCCAGAAACTTTACATCAAGGACCTTTCATTTGAAGCACCAACCACACCGGCGATCTACAGCAAGGAGTGGCGACCAGAGGTCAACCTGAACCTGCAGACAAAGAACCAGTCGGTGGGTGACAGCCTGCGTGAAGTGGTGCTGTCGATCACCGCCGAGGCAAAGGTCGAGGGTGAAGTCGCTTTTATCGTCGAAGTACACCAGGCCGGTGTATTCCAGATCAGCGGTTTCAGCGATGAAGAGCTTGGCCCCCTGATTGGCGCTTATTGTCCGACGCAGCTGTTCCCGTTCGCGCGCGAAGCCATTACCGACCTGGTTGGCAAGGGTGGTTTCCCGGGGCTGTTACTGCAGCCGGTCAACTTTGACGCGCTTTACATGCAGCAGCGCGAAGAAGTGGCCCGCGCCGCGGCAGAAAGTGGCGACACTGAGAAACATTGA
- a CDS encoding NAD(P)-dependent glycerol-3-phosphate dehydrogenase: MAVLGAGSWGTALAIQFARTARPTLLWGHDAEQLELLQSDRANKKYLPDAQFPPALQVEPSLSKALREATDVLVAVPSHAFREMLKRIKPLLMPGARLCWATKGFEMDSGKLPHEVAQEVLGAEIPMAMLAGPTFANEVGRGLPSAMTVASTDEQFASDIAASISTDEFRAYTTTDIIGVEVGAAVKNVLAIGAGISDGLGFGANTRVALITRGLYEMTQLGLALGARPDTFMGLAGMGDLVLTCTDNLSRNRRMGLALAAGKDIETAQAEIGQVVEGVLAARAVWEVAGRLDVEMPIAAEIYRVLYEGRDPRSAVSVLMGRELRREN, encoded by the coding sequence ATCGCAGTACTCGGCGCCGGTTCGTGGGGCACAGCACTGGCGATACAGTTTGCCCGCACCGCGAGGCCCACGCTGTTGTGGGGTCATGATGCAGAGCAGCTGGAGCTGCTGCAGAGTGACCGTGCAAACAAAAAGTATCTGCCGGACGCTCAGTTTCCTCCGGCGCTGCAGGTTGAGCCGAGCCTTTCCAAAGCGCTGCGCGAAGCAACCGATGTGCTGGTAGCAGTGCCCAGCCATGCTTTTCGCGAAATGCTCAAACGTATCAAGCCGCTGCTGATGCCCGGCGCACGACTGTGCTGGGCCACCAAGGGCTTTGAAATGGACAGCGGCAAACTGCCGCACGAAGTCGCACAAGAAGTGCTGGGTGCTGAGATCCCCATGGCGATGCTGGCCGGGCCGACATTTGCCAATGAGGTGGGCCGCGGGTTGCCGTCGGCCATGACGGTCGCATCAACCGATGAGCAGTTTGCCAGCGACATCGCAGCGTCGATTTCCACCGACGAGTTCCGCGCTTACACAACCACGGACATCATTGGCGTAGAAGTGGGTGCTGCAGTTAAAAACGTGCTGGCGATCGGCGCCGGCATCAGCGACGGGCTGGGCTTTGGCGCCAACACCAGGGTCGCACTTATTACGCGTGGCCTGTACGAGATGACTCAGCTGGGACTGGCGCTGGGCGCCCGCCCCGATACTTTCATGGGCCTGGCCGGGATGGGTGACCTGGTGCTGACCTGCACTGACAACCTGTCGCGAAATCGTCGCATGGGCCTGGCCCTGGCGGCGGGCAAGGACATCGAGACTGCGCAGGCCGAGATCGGCCAGGTAGTCGAGGGAGTGCTTGCTGCACGCGCCGTATGGGAAGTCGCCGGGCGGCTTGATGTCGAGATGCCGATTGCCGCCGAGATCTACCGTGTGCTGTACGAAGGCCGTGACCCGCGCAGCGCGGTCTCGGTTCTGATGGGTCGCGAGCTGCGCCGCGAGAACTAG
- the grxC gene encoding glutaredoxin 3 → MTNPAVTNQAEVVVYGTARCPYCIRARSLLDGKGISYADIRLDEQPQFRAEMERLSNRRTVPQIFINGNHIGGCDELYALEYAGKLDTALGIGSQTEGTQ, encoded by the coding sequence ATGACCAACCCGGCCGTTACCAACCAGGCCGAGGTGGTCGTCTACGGCACGGCACGCTGCCCGTATTGTATCCGCGCAAGGTCGCTACTCGACGGCAAGGGCATCAGCTACGCGGACATCCGGCTCGATGAGCAGCCACAGTTTCGTGCGGAAATGGAGCGGCTGAGCAATCGCCGCACCGTGCCGCAAATTTTTATTAACGGTAATCATATTGGCGGTTGCGACGAGTTGTACGCACTCGAGTACGCCGGCAAGCTCGATACCGCCTTAGGTATCGGCTCACAAACAGAGGGAACACAATGA
- a CDS encoding rhodanese-like domain-containing protein: protein MEQLLEFIGNHPLLVVAAIGTGAMLLFYEFRMAGQGRFAVSPDQAVRLINKGALVLDLRSPEDYAEGHLSGARNLQVSELQSQLGSLKKYRNKPVITYDQRDSGTTRAVSLLRGAEFEQVFSLRGGVTAWREEHLPLERGGKGKSK, encoded by the coding sequence ATGGAACAGCTGCTGGAATTCATTGGCAATCACCCGCTTTTGGTCGTCGCGGCCATCGGTACCGGCGCAATGCTGTTGTTCTACGAATTCCGCATGGCCGGTCAGGGACGCTTCGCGGTGAGCCCCGACCAGGCGGTACGGCTGATCAACAAGGGCGCGCTGGTTCTGGACCTGCGCTCTCCGGAAGACTACGCCGAAGGGCACCTCAGCGGCGCCCGCAACCTGCAGGTGTCCGAGCTGCAATCGCAGCTTGGTTCGTTGAAAAAGTACCGCAACAAGCCAGTGATCACCTATGACCAGCGCGATTCCGGCACAACGCGCGCGGTGTCGTTGCTGCGGGGCGCTGAGTTCGAGCAGGTGTTCAGCCTGCGCGGCGGGGTAACAGCCTGGCGTGAAGAACACCTGCCGCTGGAACGCGGTGGCAAGGGCAAAAGCAAATGA